A genomic region of Vitis vinifera cultivar Pinot Noir 40024 chromosome 7, ASM3070453v1 contains the following coding sequences:
- the LOC100260977 gene encoding RING-H2 finger protein ATL80, producing the protein MTRSSRFLSSWNSSAAEPPEAVEVESDFVVILAALLCALICVVGLIAVARCAWLRRGSAGGARASATQPAANKGLKKKILQSLPKLTHDATVSGKFAECAICLAEFVEGDEIRVLPQCGHGFHVLCVDTWLSSHSSCPSCRQILVVTRCRQCGKFPAISGTATSDAELKAREQGTADNGFLP; encoded by the coding sequence ATGACTCGTTCTTCAAGATTCCTGAGCAGCTGGAACTCATCGGCAGCGGAACCCCCGGAGGCAGTGGAGGTCGAGTCCGATTTCGTCGTGATCCTTGCGGCGCTGCTATGCGCTCTGATATGCGTGGTGGGTCTCATCGCCGTAGCTCGCTGCGCTTGGCTTCGGCGGGGCTCAGCGGGAGGGGCGCGCGCGTCGGCCACGCAACCGGCGGCGAACAAGGGGCTGAAGAAGAAGATCCTTCAGTCGCTTCCGAAGCTGACCCACGACGCCACAGTGAGCGGCAAGTTCGCGGAGTGCGCCATATGCTTGGCGGAGTTCGTGGAGGGTGACGAGATCCGAGTTCTGCCGCAGTGCGGGCATGGGTTCCATGTGTTGTGCGTGGACACATGGCTGAGCTCCCACTCCTCCTGCCCGTCGTGCCGGCAGATACTGGTCGTCACCAGGTGCCGGCAGTGCGGCAAGTTCCCCGCAATTTCCGGCACGGCAACGTCGGACGCGGAACTCAAGGCAAGGGAACAGGGTACTGCTGATAATGGGTTTCTACCATAA
- the LOC100266179 gene encoding uncharacterized protein LOC100266179 isoform X2, whose protein sequence is MAHLHEGFSIGNLPMLDQLAAVVMVFDMNDLSSFVALQDWVSHTDIQNFDILLCVGNKVDLVPGHSAHVEYRRRLQRLGDLSAEPYLEFSEYGISETEGSSLLGDEESPWEISRSCLEWCSERNIEYIEACASNADFDKCLSVNGDSQGVDRILGALSAHMWPGMTLKSGDKIMEPSLPENQELSEEESDYEIEYEILSAGSAEPWDDTDEVWVSASGPTASTSTSRSLTQNVEIEEHDQEKKNRGDARELQVSTSTAPSQEEINGEMVPKVNETDEAVEVDEGKHLKYEDLEQLMSEIGNMRDSLRLMPDFQRREMAANLAMKMATMFGDGSDEEGFDG, encoded by the exons ATGGCCCATCTTCATGAAGGGTTTTCGATAGGGAACCTGCCAATGCTTGACCAGTTGGCTGCTGTGGTCATGGTTTTCGACATGAATGAT CTGTCATCTTTTGTTGCACTTCAAGATTGGGTTTCTCACACtgatattcaaaattttgacataTTATTATGTGTTGGGAACAAAGTGGATCTTGTTCCAGGCCATTCAGCTCATGTGGAGTACAGAAGACGACTGCAGCGGCTTGGTGACTTGTCTGCTGAACCTTATTTAGAGTTCTCCGAGTATGGAATATCAGAAACTGAAGGAAGTAGTTTGTTAGGGGATGAAGAATCACCATGGGAGATAAGCAGGTCATGTTTGGAGTGGTGCAGCGAACGCAACATTGAATACATTGAAGCTTGTGCATCCAACGCCGATTTTGACAAAT GTTTGTCAGTTAATGGTGATTCACAAGGAGTTGATAGAATCCTGGGTGCACTTTCTGCTCATATGTGGCCTGGAATGACCCTGAAATCTGGTGATAAGATAATGGAACCATCATTGCCTGAAAACCAAG AGTTGTCAGAAGAAGAATCTGATTATGAAATTGAGTATGAAATCCTCTCTGCTGGTTCAGCTGAGCCATGGGATGACACAGACGAGGTATGGGTGTCTGCAAGTGGCCCTACTGCATCCACAAGTACAAGCAGATCACTCACTCAGAATGTTGAAATCGAAGAACATGATcaagagaagaaaaacagaggcGATGCAAGAGAGCTTCAAGTCTCAACATCAACAGCTCCATCACAGGAAGAGATTAATGGGGAGATGGTACCCAAAGTGAATGAAACTGATGAAGCTGTGGAGGTAGATGAGGGTAAACACCTTAAATATGAAGATCTTGAACAGTTGATGTCTGAGATTGGGAACATGCGTGACAGCTTGAGGTTGATGCCTGATTTTCAAAGGAGGGAAATGGCTGCAAATCTTGCCATGAAAATGGCTACCATGTTTGGGGACGGCAGTGACGAAGAGGGATTTGATGGATGA
- the LOC100266179 gene encoding uncharacterized protein LOC100266179 isoform X1 translates to MDAKSVEKTPGILIVGSSSVGKRTLLSRLLSVDFEDGADSSSEILVHGWTINTKYYTADVSVWMAHLHEGFSIGNLPMLDQLAAVVMVFDMNDLSSFVALQDWVSHTDIQNFDILLCVGNKVDLVPGHSAHVEYRRRLQRLGDLSAEPYLEFSEYGISETEGSSLLGDEESPWEISRSCLEWCSERNIEYIEACASNADFDKCLSVNGDSQGVDRILGALSAHMWPGMTLKSGDKIMEPSLPENQELSEEESDYEIEYEILSAGSAEPWDDTDEVWVSASGPTASTSTSRSLTQNVEIEEHDQEKKNRGDARELQVSTSTAPSQEEINGEMVPKVNETDEAVEVDEGKHLKYEDLEQLMSEIGNMRDSLRLMPDFQRREMAANLAMKMATMFGDGSDEEGFDG, encoded by the exons ATGGATGCGAAATCTGTGGAGAAGACGCCCGGAATCTTGATCGTCGGATCCTCCTCCGTCGGTAAACGTACTCTCCTCTCCC GGTTGCTTTCTGTGGATTTTGAAGATGGTGCTGATTCCTCTTCTGAAATTCTTGTTCATGG GTGGACTATCAACACAAAGTACTATACAGCTGATGTTTCAGTATGGATGGCCCATCTTCATGAAGGGTTTTCGATAGGGAACCTGCCAATGCTTGACCAGTTGGCTGCTGTGGTCATGGTTTTCGACATGAATGAT CTGTCATCTTTTGTTGCACTTCAAGATTGGGTTTCTCACACtgatattcaaaattttgacataTTATTATGTGTTGGGAACAAAGTGGATCTTGTTCCAGGCCATTCAGCTCATGTGGAGTACAGAAGACGACTGCAGCGGCTTGGTGACTTGTCTGCTGAACCTTATTTAGAGTTCTCCGAGTATGGAATATCAGAAACTGAAGGAAGTAGTTTGTTAGGGGATGAAGAATCACCATGGGAGATAAGCAGGTCATGTTTGGAGTGGTGCAGCGAACGCAACATTGAATACATTGAAGCTTGTGCATCCAACGCCGATTTTGACAAAT GTTTGTCAGTTAATGGTGATTCACAAGGAGTTGATAGAATCCTGGGTGCACTTTCTGCTCATATGTGGCCTGGAATGACCCTGAAATCTGGTGATAAGATAATGGAACCATCATTGCCTGAAAACCAAG AGTTGTCAGAAGAAGAATCTGATTATGAAATTGAGTATGAAATCCTCTCTGCTGGTTCAGCTGAGCCATGGGATGACACAGACGAGGTATGGGTGTCTGCAAGTGGCCCTACTGCATCCACAAGTACAAGCAGATCACTCACTCAGAATGTTGAAATCGAAGAACATGATcaagagaagaaaaacagaggcGATGCAAGAGAGCTTCAAGTCTCAACATCAACAGCTCCATCACAGGAAGAGATTAATGGGGAGATGGTACCCAAAGTGAATGAAACTGATGAAGCTGTGGAGGTAGATGAGGGTAAACACCTTAAATATGAAGATCTTGAACAGTTGATGTCTGAGATTGGGAACATGCGTGACAGCTTGAGGTTGATGCCTGATTTTCAAAGGAGGGAAATGGCTGCAAATCTTGCCATGAAAATGGCTACCATGTTTGGGGACGGCAGTGACGAAGAGGGATTTGATGGATGA
- the LOC100233061 gene encoding MLO-like protein 10, with protein MAGDSSSSTSASRELDQTPTWAVAGICAVMIIISIVLEKVLHRVGKWFTERRKRALFEALEKVKAELMVLGFISLLLTFGQNFIVKICIPEKAADTMLPCPYNGEKDSSSETESRRRLLWYNHRLLAAATYSSSCKEGYEPIISVNGLHQLHILIFFLAVFHVLYSAITMMLGRLKIRGWKQWEEETSTHDYEFSNDAARFRLTHETSFVRAHTSFWTRIPFFFYVGCFFRQFFRSVSRSDYLTLRNGFITVHLAPGSKFNFQKYIKRSLEDDFKVVVGISPVLWASFVIFLLLNVSGWQAMFWASIIPLVIVFAVGTKLQAVLTKMALEITERHAVVQGIPLVQGSDKYFWFSWPQLVLHLIHFVLFQNAFQITYFLWIWYSFGLKSCFHNNFKLVIIKIALGVGVLFLCSYITLPLYALITQMGSNMKRSVFDEQTSKALKKWHMAVKKRHGGKAGRSSTHQTLGGSPTASMASTVQMPGSGHALHRFKTTGHSTRTFTYEDHEVSDYEGEPESPTSSTTNLIVRVDDSEPETEPVVSHPEHDTSGEIEFSFVKPAPQKGP; from the exons ATGGCAGGAGACAGTAGTAGTAGCACCTCGGCGTCGAGGGAGCTGGATCAGACGCCAACATGGGCGGTGGCGGGGATTTGTGCGGTTATGATTATCATTTCTATTGTGTTGGAGAAGGTTCTTCATAGAGTTGGGAAG TGGTTTACAGAAAGGCGCAAGAGAGCTCTGTTTGAAGCTTTGGAGAAGGTTAAAGCAG AGTTGATGGTCCTGGGTTTCATTTCACTACTCCTGACTTTTGGGCAGAATTTTATTGTCAAAATCTGTATTCCTGAAAAGGCTGCAGACACTATGCTACCATGTCCCTACAATGGTGAGAAAGACTCAAGTAGTGAGACTGAAAGTCGCCGGAGGCTTTTATGGTATAACCATAGGCTTTTAGCTGCTGCTACCTACAGTTCTAGTTGCAAGGAG GGATATGAGCCAATTATATCTGTCAATGGATTACATCAGTTACACATACTCATATTCTTTTTAGCAGTCTTTCATGTCCTATACAGCGCTATCACAATGATGCTCGGGAGACTGAAG ATTCGTGGCTGGAAGCAGTGGGAGGAGGAGACTTCAACCCATGACTATGAGTTTTCCAATG ATGCTGCAAGATTCAGGCTTACCCATGAGACGTCTTTCGTGAGAGCACACACCAGTTTCTGGACCAGGATTCCATTCTTCTTTTATGTT GGATGCTTCTTTCGACAATTTTTCAGGTCTGTTAGTAGGTCTGACTACTTGACATTGCGCAATGGGTTCATCACT GTCCATTTAGCGCCAGGAAGTAAATTTAACttccaaaaatatattaaaaggtCTTTAGAAGATGACTTCAAGGTGGTTGTGGGGATCag TCCTGTGTTATGGGCATCGTTTGTGATTTTCTTGCTCCTAAATGTTAGCG GATGGCAGGCAATGTTTTGGGCATCCATAATTCCCTTAGTG ATAGTCTTCGCTGTGGGAACAAAGCTTCAAGCTGTTCTTACAAAGATGGCTCTTGAAATCACAGAAAGACATGCAGTGGTCCAAGGGATTCCGCTTGTGCAAGGCTCAGACAAATATTTTTGGTTTAGTTGGCCTCAGTTAGTTCTTCATCTTAtccattttgttttgtttcag AATGCGTTCCAGATAACATATTTCCTGTGGATATGG TATTCTTTTGGGTTGAAATCTTGCTTCCATAATAATTTCAAGCTTGTTATCATAAAGATTGCTTTAGG GGTTGGGGTGCTATTTCTTTGCAGCTACATTACACTTCCACTGTATGCCCTTATAACTCAG ATGGGTTCAAACATGAAGAGATCGGTATTTGATGAACAAACATCCAAGGCCCTTAAGAAGTGGCACATGGCTGTGAAGAAGAGGCATGGGGGGAAGGCAGGAAGGTCCTCTACGCATCAAACCCTAGGTGGAAGCCCAACAGCTTCAATGGCTTCAACAGTACAGATGCCCGGATCTGGACACGCACTCCACCGTTTCAAGACCACCGGTCATTCAACCCGCACATTCACCTATGAGGACCATGAAGTGTCTGACTATGAAGGTGAACCAGAATCACCAACCTCATCCACAACCAACTTGATAGTCAGAGTTGATGATAGTGAGCCAGAGACTGAACCTGTTGTATCCCACCCTGAACATGACACCAGCGGCGAAATTGAGTTCTCATTTGTCAAGCCTGCCCCGCAGAAAGGGCCATGA
- the TMT3 gene encoding monosaccharide-sensing protein 2: MNGAVLVAITAAIGNLLQGWDNATIAGAVLYIKREFHLQTEPTIEGLIVAMSLIGATAITTFSGPVADWLGRRPMLIISSVLYFLSGLVMLWSPNVYVLLLARLLDGFGIGLAVTLVPVYISETAPSEIRGLLNTLPQFTGSGGMFLSYCMVFWMSLMDSPKWRLMLGVLSIPSLLYFALTVFYLPESPRWLVSKGRMAEAKQVLQRLRGREDVAGEMALLVEGLGVGGDTSIEEYMIGPADELADNQEQSTEKDQIKLYGPEQGLSWVARPVTGQSTLGLVSRHGSMANQSVPLMDPLVTLFGSVHEKFPETGSMRSMLFPNMGSMFSVAEYQDKNEQWDEESLQRDGEDYGSDGGGESDDNLRSPLLSRQTSSTEKDMVPPAANGSILNMRRHSSLMQGAAGEAGSSMGIGGGWQLAWKWSEKRGKDGNKERELQRIYLHPEDAPGSRRGSVASLPVADAPEEGGFVQASALVSQSMLYSKGGKDKHPIGPAMVQPAESVAVGPSWQDLFEPGIKRALFVGVGIQILQQFSGINGVLYYTPQILEQAGVGVLLSNMGIGSESASLLISGLTTLLMLPSIGFAMRLMDVSGRRWLLLTTLPILLLSLIILVLGNIIPMGSLVHAIISTVSVVVYFCCFVMAFGPIPNILCSEIFPTRVRGLCIAVCALTFWICDIIVTYSLPVMLSSVGLAGVFGIYAIVCILSWIFVFLKVPETKGMPLEVISEFFAVGAKQAATDAKNN; the protein is encoded by the exons ATGAACGGAGCTGTGCTGGTAGCGATTACTGCGGCGATAGGGAACTTGCTGCAGGGGTGGGATAATGCCACTATTGCAG GGGCTGTTCTTTACATCAAAAGGGAGTTTCATTTGCAAACAGAACCAACTATAGAAGGGCTGATTGTAGCCATGTCACTGATTGGAGCCACTGCTATCACAACATTCTCTGGACCTGTGGCAGATTGGCTTGGACGGCGTCCAATGCTGATAATCTCATctgttctttattttctcagtgGCCTTGTAATGCTGTGGTCTCCCAATGTTTATGTTCTGCTTTTGGCAAGGCTATTAGATGGATTTGGAATTGGTCTGGCAGTTACTCTTGTTCCCGTCTATATATCCGAGACAGCCCCATCTGAAATAAGGGGACTACTAAATACTCTTCCACAGTTCACTGGCTCTGGTGGGATGTTTTTGTCATACTGTATGGTATTTTGGATGTCACTGATGGATTCACCCAAGTGGAGATTGATGCTTGGGGTTCTTTCTATTCCTTCTCTTCTCTATTTTGCATTAACTGTGTTTTATTTGCCTGAATCTCCACGGTGGCTTGTGAGTAAAGGGCGGATGGCTGAGGCTAAACAGGTACTGCAGAGATTGCGTGGCAGGGAAGATGTTGCAG GTGAGATGGCTTTGCTGGTTGAAGGTCTTGGAGTTGGGGGTGACACTTCTATTGAAGAATACATGATTGGCCCTGCAGATGAGCTTGCTGACAACCAAGAACAAAGCACAGAGAAAGATCAAATCAAGTTATATGGGCCTGAACAGGGTCTCTCATGGGTTGCCAGACCTGTCACTGGCCAGAGTACTCTGGGACTAGTGAGCCGCCATGGAAGCATGGCAAACCAGAGTGTGCCTCTTATGGATCCTCTTGTCACTCTCTTTGGCAGTGTCCATGAAAAGTTCCCTGAGACGGGAAGCATGCGCAGCATGCTTTTTCCAAACATGGGCAGCATGTTTAGTGTGGCAGAATATCAAGATAAAAATGAACAGTGGGATGAGGAGAGCCTTCAGAGGGATGGTGAGGACTATGGATCTGATGGTGGTGGGGAATCTGATGACAATTTGCGGAGTCCATTACTCTCTCGTCAAACTTCTAGCACAGAAAAGGACATGGTCCCTCCTGCAGCCAATGGCAGCATCTTAAATATGAGACGGCACAGCAGCCTCATGCAAGGAGCTGCTGGCGAAGCAGGCAGTAGTATGGGGATTGGTGGAGGTTGGCAACTGGCATGGAAATGGTCTGAGAAGAGAGGCAAAGATGGGAACAAGGAAAGAGAACTTCAAAGAATCTATTTACACCCAGAGGATGCCCCTGGGTCTCGGCGTGGGTCTGTTGCTTCACTTCCCGTTGCTGATGCCCCCGAAGAAGGTGGATTCGTTCAGGCTTCTGCTCTAGTAAGCCAGTCTATGCTTTATTCCAAGGGTGGCAAGGACAAGCATCCAATTGGACCAGCAATGGTTCAACCAGCAGAGTCTGTTGCGGTCGGACCAAGTTGGCAAGATCTTTTTGAACCAGGAATCAAGCGTGCATTGTTTGTTGGGGTGGGAATTCAAATACTCCAGCAG TTTTCTGGCATAAATGGGGTTCTCTACTACACTCCTCAGATTCTTGAGCAAGCAGGTGTTGGAGTTCTTCTGTCAAATATGGGCATTGGCTCGGAATCTGCATCGCTGCTCATAAGTGGTCTCACAACCTTGTTGATGCTTCCTTCTATAGGTTTTGCCATGAGGCTAATGGATGTAAGTGGTAgaag GTGGCTGCTGCTGACGACGCTACCTATACTGTTACTGTCACTCATCATACTAGTCCTTGGCAACATCATTCCCATGGGTTCTCTTGTTCATGCAATAATCTCGACTGTTAGCGTTGTGGTCTACTTCTGCTGCTTCGTCATGGCCTTTGGGCCGATTCCCAACATCCTCTGCTCAGAGATATTCCCAACCCGCGTTCGAGGCCTCTGCATTGCTGTATGCGCTCTCACATTTTGGATCTGTGACATCATTGTCACCTATTCACTCCCTGTGATGCTCTCTTCTGTTGGCCTTGCTGGAGTCTTCGGCATCTATGCCATCGTCTGCATCCTCTCCTGGATCTTTGTCTTCTTGAAGGTTCCTGAAACAAAAGGCATGCCCCTAGAAGTCATTTCAGAGTTCTTTGCTGTGGGTGCAAAGCAGGCTGCTACTGATGCCAAGAACAACTGA